The Bacteroidota bacterium DNA segment TTGTCGGGAAAAAACTCACCTACCATAATTCATATTGCAACACATGGTTTCTTTTTCCCTGATCCTGCAATTGCAAATGCACCTGCAACACCGGGAACAAATGCCGAGTTCAGCTCATCCACTAATCCATTAAACCGATCGGGATTATTATTTGCCGGCGCTAATAATACTTGGCTAAACAACACAAAAAATCATTCGATTGAAGATGGCATTTTAACCGCTTTTGAAGCAGCGAATATAACATTACCTAACACTGACTTGGTGGTACTGTCTGCATGCGAAACCGGATTGGGTGATATAAAAGGCAGCGAAGGGGTATATGGATTACAGCGATCTTTTAAAACTGCAGGAGCAAATAATTTAATAATGAGTTTGTGGAAAGTACCTGATGCACAAACTGCACTATTTATGGAAACATTTTATCAGTATATTTTTGAAGGATTGAGTTATAACGCAAGTTTTCAGAAAACACAAATCACTATAAAAAAGCGATTTCCAAATCCTTATTACTGGGCTGGATTTATTCTTGTTGAATAAAAAATAATCGCAGTAATGTTTCCAATACTACGATTATTTTTTGTCTTATTATTTTTTACCTGATTATTAAAAAGTCGAACATGCCGATATTTTTATCATTGATAATTTTCAATTGATAATTACCTGCCGGCAATGCTTCCACATTTAAACTAAATGTATCATCTGTTGTAGAAAATGATTGCGTTAATTGTCCGCTTGCATTATATACATACAAAGATTTTTGTCCATTTAAATCTTTAAAGTCTATCTGCAAATTTGTATTTACAGGATTGGGATATAATGCAATGTTTTCCAGTGTTATTGTATTTACACTATTTAAAATAGAAATCATTTTACAAGCTTCATTCGTTCCCGCAATATTGCCCGATGTTAAGCACACATTATATTCTCCCGGAGTTGCATAAATATGCGTTGGATTTTGTTCTGCGCTTGAACTGCCATCATTAAAATTCCAACCCCAGAAAGTAGGTGTATTTGTAGAGAGGTCTGTAAAAGTTACTGTTTCACCGATAATAGCAAATGTAAAATCAGCAACCGGCGCAACGATATTTCCACCAATAACTACGGATTGACAATCTTCATTACTTCCCATAAAATTTGTAGCGGTTAAACACACATTATATGTTCCGTTAGTTGCATAAGTATGAGTTGGATTTGCCAAATCACTTGTTGCACCATCACCAAATTCCCAAGCCCAAGATCCGGGATCATTTAAACTTAAATCAGTAAATGCTACCATAGGATCTCCTGCATAAGAAAATGCAGCAACCGGCACTGCATAATTATCTACAGTTACAAAATCACAATAGGTACCTGAGCCTACTACATTTGATGCAGTTAAACAAACATAATATGTTCCGTTTGCCAAATAAGTATGCAATGGATTTGCATCTGTACTTGTACCACCATCACCTAAAGTCCAGGACCAAGATGTAGGGGAATTCGTTGAGAGATCTGTAAAGGCAACCATGGGTTCCCCTACCAAATCATAACTAAAGAATGCGCTTGGTGCGCCTTCAAATTCTGAAGTAATTGCACGGAAATGATAGTCATCAAAAATGGCATTCCATCCACCCCATGTAGTTTTTGTATATGTACGGTTTGCTTCTGCAGGAGTAGTTTGAGAAACCCATGCGGCACTATCACAAGAAAAGCCAATAAAAATATCACCGTAAATACCCGACAATTCATCTACATAATCACGCAAGTCCACTCTTGTTCCCCGATTAGGTTCTGAAAGTTTTGCCTCCGGTTTTACTTTAAAAGGTGTAATTAAATCTACTCCCGGTAAGCCATCATCATCAGCCCAAATATGCACCGTTATACTATCATTAGGTCGCATATTATCGGTATAATTTTGAATTACAACCGCAACCAAATCTGTTGGTGCAGGCAATGAAATTTGTACAGCCGCAGCAAGATATCCGGAAAAAGCTTCATCACCCACTTCTTGCACATAATCAATAACAGCATCATCATAGCCAATATAATTTCCGGCGA contains these protein-coding regions:
- a CDS encoding PKD domain-containing protein, with translation MKKIILFTTLLFAANFLFAQTVVFSDDFESGADLWDVDGYWDVTDEYAFEGEYSFNESPYDATYVPGVVQTATMAESIALVGGLDASVSFKALIDLEEGFDFTYLDASPDGGDTWINIATFNGEDMLDTWQEFEFPLGAFFGSLDFKLRFRFVPDMLVEYNGMFIDDIEIFISNVDVSPPLILHTPSVLYEGTLEATSIAATLMDATGISETSLFYKTDSSPFTEVEGTALSLTDFIYVIPAQAPGVWVDYYIVATDSFFLATNTAVSDTFSYIAGNYIGYDDAVIDYVQEVGDEAFSGYLAAAVQISLPAPTDLVAVVIQNYTDNMRPNDSITVHIWADDDGLPGVDLITPFKVKPEAKLSEPNRGTRVDLRDYVDELSGIYGDIFIGFSCDSAAWVSQTTPAEANRTYTKTTWGGWNAIFDDYHFRAITSEFEGAPSAFFSYDLVGEPMVAFTDLSTNSPTSWSWTLGDGGTSTDANPLHTYLANGTYYVCLTASNVVGSGTYCDFVTVDNYAVPVAAFSYAGDPMVAFTDLSLNDPGSWAWEFGDGATSDLANPTHTYATNGTYNVCLTATNFMGSNEDCQSVVIGGNIVAPVADFTFAIIGETVTFTDLSTNTPTFWGWNFNDGSSSAEQNPTHIYATPGEYNVCLTSGNIAGTNEACKMISILNSVNTITLENIALYPNPVNTNLQIDFKDLNGQKSLYVYNASGQLTQSFSTTDDTFSLNVEALPAGNYQLKIINDKNIGMFDFLIIR